Part of the Candidatus Omnitrophota bacterium genome is shown below.
TCGTTGACAAAAACCCCCGCCCGTTTGATTTTTTTCGGTAAAATCCGCGATATATTTGCCGCTTTGGCCGGGCTGATAAAACGGGGGCTTTTATCATAGAAGACAAATCCGATAGCGCTGGCTCCGGCAAACAATGCCGCCAAAGCATCCTCTAAATTAGTAATCCCGCAAATCTTAACTTTTACCAACCCATTACCTCATCCACTTTACTTTTTATATCCGCTGACTCCATAAAAGCAGTTCCGACTAATACGGCGCTAGCCCCCAGAATTTTCAGGAATAAAACATCCTGGGAATTTTTAATTCCGCTTTCCACAACCACTATTTTATCTTTGGGGACCAAAGTAAATAATTTTTCCGTAGTCTTAAAATCAACCTCCAGTGTATGCAGATTGCGGTTATTAATTCCGATTATCGGCACCTTTAAATTCAACACCTTCTTTAATTCCTTCTCATCGTGCACCTCGACCAGATAATCCAGGCCAAGCTCATCGGCAATCCGCATAAACTCAACTAATTTGTCTTTGGTCAATAAATCCGCGATTAAAAGAATCGCGTCAGCCCCTAAAAAACGCGATTCATAAACCTGATAGCTTTCCAAAATAAAATCTTTTCTTAAAACCGGGCCGCTAAATATGGCCTTTACTTCATTTAGGTAAGCGGGATTGCCATTAAAAAAATCCTCTTCAGTTAATACGGAAAGCGCCTGAACCCCTGCCTCTTGATAAGCCCGGGCAATATCAGCTAAATTAAAATCCTGGCGGATTACCCCTTGGGAAGGCGAAGCTTGTTTTATTTCAGCGATAAGTGAAATCTGCCGCGGTTTACTGATTGCCTCTTTGAACGCACGCGTAGCCGGCAAGCCGGCTAATTTTGCTTTTAAATCTTCCGGACTTAATTGTTGTTGGCTTAAAGCAATTCTTTCCTTCTTTTTGGCGACGATCTCTTTGAGTATGTCGGTTTTAGCCATCTTATTGCGAATATTCCTTTAATAGCTCAAGTTTTTTAAGCGCCGCGCCTGAATCAATTGCTTTCTGCGCTAGTTTTATTCCCGCGGCAATCGTTTCCGTTTTATCCGCGGCGTAAATAGCGCATCCGGCATTAAGTAAAACAATATCCCTCTTGCTTCCCTTCTTGCCGGCCAATACCTCCTGGACAATCTTTACATTTTCAGCGATGGACCCGCCTAATAAATCAGCAAATTTAGCCCTCTTTAAGCCAAAATCCTCCGGAGTAATTTGGTAATCTTTTAACTGGCTGTTTCTTACCTCGGAGACAAAAGTTTTATCAGTAGTCGTAACTTCATCCAGGCCATCTGCGCCATGCACCACTAAAACGTGCTTGGTGCCTAAATTATGTAAAACTTGCGCTAACGGCTTGGTCCATTCCTTGGAATATACGCCGATTAGCTGGTTAGTTGCCCGCGCCGGGTTAATCAAAGGCCCTAAAATATTAAACATGGTCTTACGCGCAATTTGTTTTCGAGCCGCCATAACAAAACGCATTGCCGGATGCAGGTTTGGGGCGAATAAAAAAGCAATGCCTATCTCTTCCAGGCATTTTTTGATTTTTGCCTTATCCATATTAATATTAACGCCGAGTGCCTCCAGGATATCCGCGCTGCCGCATTTACTGGATACCGAGCGATTGCCGTGTTTGGCCACGGTTACCCCTGCGCCGCTGGCTACCAAGGCAGTTACCGTTGAAATATTAAAAGTCCCTTTTTTATCCCCGCCTGTTCCGCAGGTATCCAGTATGTTTGGCTTATCGACGATAATCGGCTCAACGTATTTAAGCATTACATTGACCGCGGCAGTTAGCTCTCCTACTGTTTCGCCTTTAGCATTCAAAGAAGTCAAAAACTCGACGATATCGGCGGTTTCCGCCGCGCCGCTTAAAATCTCCTGCATCACCTGCTGCATCTGCAGATCGGTCAGATCTTTTTTATTAACCAGTTGTTTAATTAAATCTTTGATCATTTGATCTTGATAAAATTATCCAATATCTGTTTTCCGCTTTTGGTAAGTATGGATTCAGGGTGGAACTGCACTCCCCAGATAGAGTATTCTTTATGTTTTAACCCCATAATTTCATCTTCCTTGGTGCTGGCGGTTATTTCCAGGCAAGCCGGTAAACTTTTTTTCTCAACCAGCAGGGAATGATATCGGGTAGCCAAAAATGGATTGGGAATATTTTTAAAAATATCTTTTTTATTATGATAAATCTTGGAGGTCTTCCCGTGCATGAGTTTTGCGGCTCCGACGATCCTGCCGCCAAAAACATAACCGATCGCCTGATGCCCCAGGCAAACCCCCAGAATCGGAATTTTACCCGCGAATTCCCGGATAACCGCGCAGGAAATCCCGGCATCCTCCGGCCTCCCCGGCCCCGGAGATATAACAATTCTATCCGGATTAAGTTTTTTAATATCCTTAATGGCCAAGGCGTCATTGCGGTAAACTAAAACCTTCTGCCCCAATTCCCCTAAATACTGCACCAGGTTATAGGTAAAAGAGTCGTAATTATCAATCATTAAAATCATTCTTTTTCTCTCCAAACTTTGGCGCCTAAGTTAACTAATTTTTTTTCGATAAATTCATAGCCGCGTTCCAAATGATAAATCCTGGAAATCGATGTTTTTCCGCCTGCGGCTAAACCGGCCAAAACCAAACCCGCGGAGGCGCGCAAATCCGAGGCCATTACCGGGGCTCCGGATAATTTTTTTATTCCTTCAACAATAGCGTGCGGCCCCTCTCTCTGGATATGGGCGCCCATACGGTTAAGTTCGGAAACATGCATAAACCTGTCCGGGTAAATTTTCTCGGTAATTACGCTGATGCCGCTGGTTACCGCCATTAAACTCATCATCTGCGCCTGCATATCCGTCGGAAATCCGGGATAAGGAAGCGTAGTTATATTTACTGATCTTAACCCCCGGTTGCCCTGAACGCGTAACGCCCCGTCAACGCAAGCAATCCGGGCGCCGGCTTCATCTAATTTATCAATCAGAGCCCCCAGGTGATGATACACAACATTTTTAATTAATACGTCTCCTTCGGTAATCAAAGAAGCCAAAATCAATGTCCCGGCTTCAATGCGGTCGGGGATTATCGAATGCGTTGCTCCGTGCAAATCTTTTACTCCCTCTATTTCAATAACCGGTGTGCCCTGGCCCTTGATTTTGGCGCCCATCTTAATCAAAAACTCCGCTAAGTCCACTACCTCCGGTTCGCATGCCGCCGATTCAATTATCGTTTTACCGCTGGCTAATACCGCGGCCATCATCACGTTATCGG
Proteins encoded:
- a CDS encoding aminodeoxychorismate/anthranilate synthase component II; translated protein: MILMIDNYDSFTYNLVQYLGELGQKVLVYRNDALAIKDIKKLNPDRIVISPGPGRPEDAGISCAVIREFAGKIPILGVCLGHQAIGYVFGGRIVGAAKLMHGKTSKIYHNKKDIFKNIPNPFLATRYHSLLVEKKSLPACLEITASTKEDEIMGLKHKEYSIWGVQFHPESILTKSGKQILDNFIKIK
- the trpD gene encoding anthranilate phosphoribosyltransferase: MIKDLIKQLVNKKDLTDLQMQQVMQEILSGAAETADIVEFLTSLNAKGETVGELTAAVNVMLKYVEPIIVDKPNILDTCGTGGDKKGTFNISTVTALVASGAGVTVAKHGNRSVSSKCGSADILEALGVNINMDKAKIKKCLEEIGIAFLFAPNLHPAMRFVMAARKQIARKTMFNILGPLINPARATNQLIGVYSKEWTKPLAQVLHNLGTKHVLVVHGADGLDEVTTTDKTFVSEVRNSQLKDYQITPEDFGLKRAKFADLLGGSIAENVKIVQEVLAGKKGSKRDIVLLNAGCAIYAADKTETIAAGIKLAQKAIDSGAALKKLELLKEYSQ
- the murA gene encoding UDP-N-acetylglucosamine 1-carboxyvinyltransferase, whose protein sequence is MDKLIIEGGAKLKGEVTVSGAKNAVLPILAATLLTDEPCVIKGVPNLRDTNSMLKILRALGKVAEFDKGRVSVGAGKAGKYVAEYKLVSTMRASFCVLGPLLGKLKQAKVSLPGGCVIGVRPVDLHLKGIKALGADISIDSGYVIAKAKKLHGSYIYLGGVYGSSVLATDNVMMAAVLASGKTIIESAACEPEVVDLAEFLIKMGAKIKGQGTPVIEIEGVKDLHGATHSIIPDRIEAGTLILASLITEGDVLIKNVVYHHLGALIDKLDEAGARIACVDGALRVQGNRGLRSVNITTLPYPGFPTDMQAQMMSLMAVTSGISVITEKIYPDRFMHVSELNRMGAHIQREGPHAIVEGIKKLSGAPVMASDLRASAGLVLAGLAAGGKTSISRIYHLERGYEFIEKKLVNLGAKVWREKE
- the trpC gene encoding indole-3-glycerol phosphate synthase TrpC — translated: MAKTDILKEIVAKKKERIALSQQQLSPEDLKAKLAGLPATRAFKEAISKPRQISLIAEIKQASPSQGVIRQDFNLADIARAYQEAGVQALSVLTEEDFFNGNPAYLNEVKAIFSGPVLRKDFILESYQVYESRFLGADAILLIADLLTKDKLVEFMRIADELGLDYLVEVHDEKELKKVLNLKVPIIGINNRNLHTLEVDFKTTEKLFTLVPKDKIVVVESGIKNSQDVLFLKILGASAVLVGTAFMESADIKSKVDEVMGW